One window from the genome of Andrena cerasifolii isolate SP2316 chromosome 3, iyAndCera1_principal, whole genome shotgun sequence encodes:
- the LOC143367333 gene encoding bridge-like lipid transfer protein family member 3B isoform X1 has product MVSLIKKQLLKHLSRFTKNLSADKINLSTFKGEGELTNLELDETVLTDLLELPSWLRLTNAWCNKVSFRIQWTKLRSVPIFLSLDEVHIEVETCEDLRDLSSPQGLSSYTGPVKYSFIHKVIDGITVAVNTVSITFKSPAFIASVQINRIIVESKSALWQRCDLRTTRLKDPDRGQLLIFKELEWQTVRIEAQSTKDKNLTPLRLLTNQARCRITIKKRISDCFVMGSRLILILDDLLWVLTDSQLKAALHFIDSLGGLIEKATNLERKTKAARKLEVLPEYQAQISQQSRTKNQCNTAISKLFTRYDVVETSYHFVCQRIDLHLCDDPGSGRSTHPDLKDGGALQISLVRFQIDYYPYHLALADRKHWIKYRENATPHSQWLQQSLSSFRSQFMDLIDSGRTQHSPLTRSQGNVIVSNAKGSGENLEKGSQSQNVNASSHEQRKSQHPSGNPVKNYILEQLAKLMTTCIIIRIDDFTLYKVTTTSRNPMPKEFITAQSRKKHAAGDRDKFCLPDDVTILHAEFTYYYYPGDITFPLPPPKFYVQLNPIQVNFDVCSCLWFNSFALNLHNSLINEEKRGTHTSNNLMYFDVKIEAILPRIVFESQQDYPNQKDRPKSLHIQTSRASITNVRSSERSSRADLVQCLNAFQMGQMFFGTEFPNKSNDFLVVTDKFLGHCAGTDNVRHPPPNFSSNSVHELIRQLNRELLWTEAKDVWCCNLEPVWGDFFGARAVGQHRPVPFLDAFPLTLWCYVSMNQSDPEKSSTADIHGLAYISNLVSVQINHYQYLFLLRLAEVLSEMATYLNIDSNKILKVDSGSSLVIGALIPQVEVTFVMPSHTPGKENSGGDLESVVPDSSSIADDIASSSAPWQSNTERVEYLSKKMNINAEIPTPQSEMSSMLSMDFLHSANATQPAVTFKQNGANKYDQHALVNTSHEKQSVGVEEEKALPILRYAVESTHKHSKGDSSSNTPVIPNNFNAGLSSMKKGWSNLMTSIDSALKASPEDGSSDTTSIRSDVSSDSENYVLVTLQDQERLDTMFTVDNTIRITAVEEASEVVEETPDTQSEKSMDSVCKRKDIVSMATFKLSKVEFTQQSCGYTSSIKVQVANVGNDECSSIPWDEFQVKRKTKFSARSRGWVELASDSNCRSCIKLRLDHDLKCKSDSYKLSQASQAVINKNIRSSQSKNNITEQEVFACNIDLHNKQSVLDLFEDKVDVKVTDVTMALSMSSVTGLADLFEDEIIPKPIPLEIYLESISLRLNEDRPPNNITSPGPIPIDLNISKLRIARDAGGVFHIEPVVNKLNTSHSLTTLSNNDNQKDQNIDHEMELSILRQSSKQLKSDNEVLRRRLDALEKLSEENAKLMRMKEEYDTMRSHLSAAQEDIQLLLKEKKALHDTITELQNQIIGSGGSGNRASWSTKR; this is encoded by the exons ATGGTGTCATTAATAAAGAAGCAGCTGCTGAAACATCTGTCAAG GTTTACCAAGAATCTATCGgctgataaaataaatttaagtacaTTCAAAGGGGAAGGTGAACTAACAAACTTAGAACTCGACGAGACAGTTTTAACAGATTTGTTAGAATTGCCATCATGGCTTAGATTAACAAATGCTTGGTGCAATAAGGTTTCATTTCGCATACAATGGACCAAGCTAAGAAGTGTTCCTATTTTTTTG AGTTTGGATGAGGTTCATATAGAAGTAGAAACATGCGAGGATTTAAGAGATTTATCTTCCCCGCAAGGATTATCTTCATATACGGGTCCTGTGAAATATTCTTTCATACATAAAGTTATTGATGGTATAACAGTGGCTGTTAATACTGTATCAATCACATTCAAAAGTCCAGCATTTATCGCCTCAGTTCAG ATAAATCGTATTATCGTGGAGTCAAAGTCTGCATTATGGCAACGTTGTGATTTAAGAACCACTAGGTTAAAAGATCCTGATCGTGGGCAGTTACTTATTTTTAAAGAGCTAGAATGGCAAACGGTTAGAATAGAAGCGCAAAGTACTAAAGACAAGAATCTTACGCCATTACGTTTACTTACGAATCAAGCGAGATGCCGAATCACCATCAAGAAAAGAATATCag attgtttTGTTATGGGATCAAGACTGATTCTTATATTAGACGACCTTCTATGGGTTCTGACAGATTCGCAATTGAAAGCGGCGCTTCATTTTATTGACTCCTTAGGAGGTCTCATAGAGAAAGCTACGAATTTAGAACGTAAAACCAAAGCAGCCAGGAAATTAGAG GTGTTGCCGGAGTATCAAGCGCAAATATCTCAACAGTCGAGAACAAAGAATCAATGTAATACTGCTATATCAAAACTGTTCACAAGATACGATGTCGTGGAGACTTCTTATCATTTTGTTTGTCAGAGAATTGATTTGCACTTGTGCGATGATCCTGGCA GTGGTAGATCCACTCACCCTGATTTAAAAGACGGCGGTGCACTGCAAATATCATTAGTTAGATTTCAAATTGATTATTACCCATATCATTTGGCACTGGCTGATAGAAAACATTGGATTAAGTACAGGGAGAATGCTACACCTCATAGTCAGTGGTTGCAGCAGTCGTTGAGTTCCTTTCGAAGCCAGTTCATGGATCTGATCGATTCTGGTAGAACGCAACACTCTCCTTTGACGAGAAGTCAGGGAAATGTTATAG TTAGTAATGCGAAAGGTTCAGGAGAGAATTTAGAGAAGGGTAGTCAGTCTCAGAATGTAAATGCAAGCTCCCACGAACAAAGAAAGTCGCAGCATCCGAGTGGTAATCCtgtaaagaattatattttggaacAGCTTGCTAAATTGATGACTACATGTATCATAATAAGGATCGATGACTTTACTTTATACAAAGTGACGACTACGTCTCGCAATCCTATGCCAAAAGAATTTATCACAG CTCAATCAAGGAAGAAACATGCAGCAG gtGATAGAGACAAGTTTTGTCTCCCAGATGATGTAACAATTCTCCATGCTGAGTTTACATATTACTATTATCCTGGAGATATTACATTTCCAT TGCCACCGCCGAAATTTTATGTACAACTGAACCCTATTCAAGTAAATTTCGATGTTTGTTCCTGTTTGTGGTTTAATTCTTTCGCATTAAATTTGCATAATTCTTTGATAAACGAAGAGAAACGAGGAACACATACTTCCAATAACTtaatgtactttgacgtgaaaattgaagctataCTTCCAAGA ATAGTTTTTGAAAGCCAACAAGATTACCCGAATCAAAAAGATAGGCCGAAGTCTTTGCATATTCAGACATCAAGAGCGTCCATCACAAATGTTCGCTCCTCAGAGAGATCTTCAAGAGCAGACTTAGTGCAATGCTTGAATGCTTTTCAAATGGGTCAGATGTTCTTTGGTACAGAGTTCCCGAATAAATCAAACGATTTTCTTGTTGTGACTGATAAATTTTTAGGACACTGCGCAG GTACTGATAATGTACGCCATCCGCCACCTAATTTTAGTAGTAACTCTGTACATGAATTGATTCGCCAATTAAATCGAGAACTTTTATGGACGGAAGCTAAAGACGTATGGTGCTGCAATTTAGAGCCCGTTTGGGGGGACTTCTTCGGTGCTCGAGCAGTTGGACAGCATCGTCCTGTGCCATTTCTCGACGCTTTTCCTTTAACTTTATGGTGTTACGTGTCGATGAATCAATCGGATCCGGAGAAATCCTCGACCGCTGATATCCATGGTCTTGCATACATAAGCAATCTAGTTAGCGTGCAGATAAATCATTATCAGTATTTGTTTCTGTTAAGATTGGCGGAAGTTTTATCGGAAATGGCGACGTACCTAAACATTGattcgaataaaatattgaaagtcGATTCCGGTAGTTCACTCGTTATCGGCGCACTGATACCACAAGTAGAAGTAACATTTGTTATGCCGTCTCACACGCCCGGCAAAGAGAATTCCGGAGGAGATTTGGAGTCGGTCGTGCCAGACTCCTCTAGTATAGCTGACGATATCGCGAGCTCGTCTGCTCCGTGGCAAAGTAACACGGAGCGAGTCGAGTACCTTAGTAAAAAGATGAACATAAATGCTGAAATACCGACACCGCAGAGTGAAATGTCCTCGATGTTGTCTATGGACTTTCTGCATTCTGCTAATGCAACTCAACCTGCTGTTACGTTCAAGCAGAACGGCGCTAATAAGTATGATCAGCACGCGTTAGTAAATACGTCGCACGAGAAACAGAGTGTAGGCGTAGAAGAAGAGAAGGCATTACCCATTTTACGGTATGCAGTTGAATCTACACATAAACATAGTAAAGGAGACTCGTCCTCGAATACACCAGTCATTCCAAATAATTTCAATGCCGGTCTTTCTTCTATGAAAAAAGGATGGAGTAATTTAATGACATCAATCGATTCAGCTTTGAAGGCTTCTCCGGAAGACGGTAGTAGTGATACTACGTCCATAAGGAGCGATGTTAGCTCTGATAGTGAGAACTACGTCTTAGTTACTCTTCAAGATCAAGAAAGGTTGGATACAATGTTTACTGTTGATAATACAATTAGGATAACAGCGGTAGAGGAAGCTAGCGAGGTAGTTGAAGAGACTCCCGATACGCAAAGTGAGAAATCCATGGATAGTGTGTGCAAGCGAAAAGATATC GTATCTATGGCGACATTTAAATTATCCAAAGTTGAATTTACTCAACAATCCTGTGGATACACATCTTCGATCAAAGTTCAAGTGGCAAATGTTGGTAATGACGAATGCTCATCTATTCCGTGGGATGAATTTCAG GTCAAGAGGAAG ACCAAATTCAGTGCACGATCTAGGGGTTGGGTTGAATTAGCTTCAGATTCGAACTGTAGATCGTGCATTAAGCTGCGCTTGGATCATGATTTAAAATGCAAGTCAGATTCTTATAAACTGTCCCAAGCGAGCCAAGctgtaattaataaaaacataCGTTCCTCTCaaagtaaaaataatattaccgAGCAAGAAGTATTTGCTTGCAATATCGATTTGCACAACAAACAAAGTGTTTTGGATTTATTCGAAGATAAAGTGGACGTTAAAGTTACTGACGTAACGATGGCCTTGTCGATGAGTTCAGTAACTGGGCTCGCGGACTTGTTCGAAGATGAGATTATACCTAAACCGATACCATTGGAG ATATATTTAGAGAGTATATCATTGCGTTTGAATGAAGATCGTCCTCCAAATAATATAACTTCCCCAGGACCGATTCCTATAGATCTGAATATTTCAAAACTTAGAATAGCGCGCGATGCGGGCGGTGTTTTTCACATTGAACCAGTTG TAAACAAATTAAACACAAGTCATTCCCTTACAACATTATCAAACAATGATAATCAGAAAGACCAAAATATAGATCACGAAATGGAATTAAGTATTTTAAGACAGTCCAGTAAGCAATTAAAATCAGACAATGAGGTACTCCGACGTCGTCTGGATGCTTTGGAAAAATTATCAGAGGAAAATGCGAAATTGATGCGCATGAAGGAAGAGTACGATACAATGAGATCGCATTTGAGCGCAGCGCAAGAAGATATACAGCTGCTACTGAAAGAAAAGAAAGCCTTGCATGATACAATAACGGAGCTGCAGAATCAAATAATT
- the LOC143367333 gene encoding bridge-like lipid transfer protein family member 3B isoform X2, with amino-acid sequence MVSLIKKQLLKHLSRFTKNLSADKINLSTFKGEGELTNLELDETVLTDLLELPSWLRLTNAWCNKVSFRIQWTKLRSVPIFLSLDEVHIEVETCEDLRDLSSPQGLSSYTGPVKYSFIHKVIDGITVAVNTVSITFKSPAFIASVQINRIIVESKSALWQRCDLRTTRLKDPDRGQLLIFKELEWQTVRIEAQSTKDKNLTPLRLLTNQARCRITIKKRISDCFVMGSRLILILDDLLWVLTDSQLKAALHFIDSLGGLIEKATNLERKTKAARKLEVLPEYQAQISQQSRTKNQCNTAISKLFTRYDVVETSYHFVCQRIDLHLCDDPGSGRSTHPDLKDGGALQISLVRFQIDYYPYHLALADRKHWIKYRENATPHSQWLQQSLSSFRSQFMDLIDSGRTQHSPLTRSQGNVIVSNAKGSGENLEKGSQSQNVNASSHEQRKSQHPSGNPVKNYILEQLAKLMTTCIIIRIDDFTLYKVTTTSRNPMPKEFITAQSRKKHAAGDRDKFCLPDDVTILHAEFTYYYYPGDITFPLPPPKFYVQLNPIQVNFDVCSCLWFNSFALNLHNSLINEEKRGTHTSNNLMYFDVKIEAILPRIVFESQQDYPNQKDRPKSLHIQTSRASITNVRSSERSSRADLVQCLNAFQMGQMFFGTEFPNKSNDFLVVTDKFLGHCAGTDNVRHPPPNFSSNSVHELIRQLNRELLWTEAKDVWCCNLEPVWGDFFGARAVGQHRPVPFLDAFPLTLWCYVSMNQSDPEKSSTADIHGLAYISNLVSVQINHYQYLFLLRLAEVLSEMATYLNIDSNKILKVDSGSSLVIGALIPQVEVTFVMPSHTPGKENSGGDLESVVPDSSSIADDIASSSAPWQSNTERVEYLSKKMNINAEIPTPQSEMSSMLSMDFLHSANATQPAVTFKQNGANKYDQHALVNTSHEKQSVGVEEEKALPILRYAVESTHKHSKGDSSSNTPVIPNNFNAGLSSMKKGWSNLMTSIDSALKASPEDGSSDTTSIRSDVSSDSENYVLVTLQDQERLDTMFTVDNTIRITAVEEASEVVEETPDTQSEKSMDSVCKRKDIVSMATFKLSKVEFTQQSCGYTSSIKVQVANVGNDECSSIPWDEFQTKFSARSRGWVELASDSNCRSCIKLRLDHDLKCKSDSYKLSQASQAVINKNIRSSQSKNNITEQEVFACNIDLHNKQSVLDLFEDKVDVKVTDVTMALSMSSVTGLADLFEDEIIPKPIPLEIYLESISLRLNEDRPPNNITSPGPIPIDLNISKLRIARDAGGVFHIEPVVNKLNTSHSLTTLSNNDNQKDQNIDHEMELSILRQSSKQLKSDNEVLRRRLDALEKLSEENAKLMRMKEEYDTMRSHLSAAQEDIQLLLKEKKALHDTITELQNQIIGSGGSGNRASWSTKR; translated from the exons ATGGTGTCATTAATAAAGAAGCAGCTGCTGAAACATCTGTCAAG GTTTACCAAGAATCTATCGgctgataaaataaatttaagtacaTTCAAAGGGGAAGGTGAACTAACAAACTTAGAACTCGACGAGACAGTTTTAACAGATTTGTTAGAATTGCCATCATGGCTTAGATTAACAAATGCTTGGTGCAATAAGGTTTCATTTCGCATACAATGGACCAAGCTAAGAAGTGTTCCTATTTTTTTG AGTTTGGATGAGGTTCATATAGAAGTAGAAACATGCGAGGATTTAAGAGATTTATCTTCCCCGCAAGGATTATCTTCATATACGGGTCCTGTGAAATATTCTTTCATACATAAAGTTATTGATGGTATAACAGTGGCTGTTAATACTGTATCAATCACATTCAAAAGTCCAGCATTTATCGCCTCAGTTCAG ATAAATCGTATTATCGTGGAGTCAAAGTCTGCATTATGGCAACGTTGTGATTTAAGAACCACTAGGTTAAAAGATCCTGATCGTGGGCAGTTACTTATTTTTAAAGAGCTAGAATGGCAAACGGTTAGAATAGAAGCGCAAAGTACTAAAGACAAGAATCTTACGCCATTACGTTTACTTACGAATCAAGCGAGATGCCGAATCACCATCAAGAAAAGAATATCag attgtttTGTTATGGGATCAAGACTGATTCTTATATTAGACGACCTTCTATGGGTTCTGACAGATTCGCAATTGAAAGCGGCGCTTCATTTTATTGACTCCTTAGGAGGTCTCATAGAGAAAGCTACGAATTTAGAACGTAAAACCAAAGCAGCCAGGAAATTAGAG GTGTTGCCGGAGTATCAAGCGCAAATATCTCAACAGTCGAGAACAAAGAATCAATGTAATACTGCTATATCAAAACTGTTCACAAGATACGATGTCGTGGAGACTTCTTATCATTTTGTTTGTCAGAGAATTGATTTGCACTTGTGCGATGATCCTGGCA GTGGTAGATCCACTCACCCTGATTTAAAAGACGGCGGTGCACTGCAAATATCATTAGTTAGATTTCAAATTGATTATTACCCATATCATTTGGCACTGGCTGATAGAAAACATTGGATTAAGTACAGGGAGAATGCTACACCTCATAGTCAGTGGTTGCAGCAGTCGTTGAGTTCCTTTCGAAGCCAGTTCATGGATCTGATCGATTCTGGTAGAACGCAACACTCTCCTTTGACGAGAAGTCAGGGAAATGTTATAG TTAGTAATGCGAAAGGTTCAGGAGAGAATTTAGAGAAGGGTAGTCAGTCTCAGAATGTAAATGCAAGCTCCCACGAACAAAGAAAGTCGCAGCATCCGAGTGGTAATCCtgtaaagaattatattttggaacAGCTTGCTAAATTGATGACTACATGTATCATAATAAGGATCGATGACTTTACTTTATACAAAGTGACGACTACGTCTCGCAATCCTATGCCAAAAGAATTTATCACAG CTCAATCAAGGAAGAAACATGCAGCAG gtGATAGAGACAAGTTTTGTCTCCCAGATGATGTAACAATTCTCCATGCTGAGTTTACATATTACTATTATCCTGGAGATATTACATTTCCAT TGCCACCGCCGAAATTTTATGTACAACTGAACCCTATTCAAGTAAATTTCGATGTTTGTTCCTGTTTGTGGTTTAATTCTTTCGCATTAAATTTGCATAATTCTTTGATAAACGAAGAGAAACGAGGAACACATACTTCCAATAACTtaatgtactttgacgtgaaaattgaagctataCTTCCAAGA ATAGTTTTTGAAAGCCAACAAGATTACCCGAATCAAAAAGATAGGCCGAAGTCTTTGCATATTCAGACATCAAGAGCGTCCATCACAAATGTTCGCTCCTCAGAGAGATCTTCAAGAGCAGACTTAGTGCAATGCTTGAATGCTTTTCAAATGGGTCAGATGTTCTTTGGTACAGAGTTCCCGAATAAATCAAACGATTTTCTTGTTGTGACTGATAAATTTTTAGGACACTGCGCAG GTACTGATAATGTACGCCATCCGCCACCTAATTTTAGTAGTAACTCTGTACATGAATTGATTCGCCAATTAAATCGAGAACTTTTATGGACGGAAGCTAAAGACGTATGGTGCTGCAATTTAGAGCCCGTTTGGGGGGACTTCTTCGGTGCTCGAGCAGTTGGACAGCATCGTCCTGTGCCATTTCTCGACGCTTTTCCTTTAACTTTATGGTGTTACGTGTCGATGAATCAATCGGATCCGGAGAAATCCTCGACCGCTGATATCCATGGTCTTGCATACATAAGCAATCTAGTTAGCGTGCAGATAAATCATTATCAGTATTTGTTTCTGTTAAGATTGGCGGAAGTTTTATCGGAAATGGCGACGTACCTAAACATTGattcgaataaaatattgaaagtcGATTCCGGTAGTTCACTCGTTATCGGCGCACTGATACCACAAGTAGAAGTAACATTTGTTATGCCGTCTCACACGCCCGGCAAAGAGAATTCCGGAGGAGATTTGGAGTCGGTCGTGCCAGACTCCTCTAGTATAGCTGACGATATCGCGAGCTCGTCTGCTCCGTGGCAAAGTAACACGGAGCGAGTCGAGTACCTTAGTAAAAAGATGAACATAAATGCTGAAATACCGACACCGCAGAGTGAAATGTCCTCGATGTTGTCTATGGACTTTCTGCATTCTGCTAATGCAACTCAACCTGCTGTTACGTTCAAGCAGAACGGCGCTAATAAGTATGATCAGCACGCGTTAGTAAATACGTCGCACGAGAAACAGAGTGTAGGCGTAGAAGAAGAGAAGGCATTACCCATTTTACGGTATGCAGTTGAATCTACACATAAACATAGTAAAGGAGACTCGTCCTCGAATACACCAGTCATTCCAAATAATTTCAATGCCGGTCTTTCTTCTATGAAAAAAGGATGGAGTAATTTAATGACATCAATCGATTCAGCTTTGAAGGCTTCTCCGGAAGACGGTAGTAGTGATACTACGTCCATAAGGAGCGATGTTAGCTCTGATAGTGAGAACTACGTCTTAGTTACTCTTCAAGATCAAGAAAGGTTGGATACAATGTTTACTGTTGATAATACAATTAGGATAACAGCGGTAGAGGAAGCTAGCGAGGTAGTTGAAGAGACTCCCGATACGCAAAGTGAGAAATCCATGGATAGTGTGTGCAAGCGAAAAGATATC GTATCTATGGCGACATTTAAATTATCCAAAGTTGAATTTACTCAACAATCCTGTGGATACACATCTTCGATCAAAGTTCAAGTGGCAAATGTTGGTAATGACGAATGCTCATCTATTCCGTGGGATGAATTTCAG ACCAAATTCAGTGCACGATCTAGGGGTTGGGTTGAATTAGCTTCAGATTCGAACTGTAGATCGTGCATTAAGCTGCGCTTGGATCATGATTTAAAATGCAAGTCAGATTCTTATAAACTGTCCCAAGCGAGCCAAGctgtaattaataaaaacataCGTTCCTCTCaaagtaaaaataatattaccgAGCAAGAAGTATTTGCTTGCAATATCGATTTGCACAACAAACAAAGTGTTTTGGATTTATTCGAAGATAAAGTGGACGTTAAAGTTACTGACGTAACGATGGCCTTGTCGATGAGTTCAGTAACTGGGCTCGCGGACTTGTTCGAAGATGAGATTATACCTAAACCGATACCATTGGAG ATATATTTAGAGAGTATATCATTGCGTTTGAATGAAGATCGTCCTCCAAATAATATAACTTCCCCAGGACCGATTCCTATAGATCTGAATATTTCAAAACTTAGAATAGCGCGCGATGCGGGCGGTGTTTTTCACATTGAACCAGTTG TAAACAAATTAAACACAAGTCATTCCCTTACAACATTATCAAACAATGATAATCAGAAAGACCAAAATATAGATCACGAAATGGAATTAAGTATTTTAAGACAGTCCAGTAAGCAATTAAAATCAGACAATGAGGTACTCCGACGTCGTCTGGATGCTTTGGAAAAATTATCAGAGGAAAATGCGAAATTGATGCGCATGAAGGAAGAGTACGATACAATGAGATCGCATTTGAGCGCAGCGCAAGAAGATATACAGCTGCTACTGAAAGAAAAGAAAGCCTTGCATGATACAATAACGGAGCTGCAGAATCAAATAATT